The Azospirillum baldaniorum genome segment AGTATCTGGAATTCCACAACGCGCTGATGGCCCACCGCGGTCAGCTCGACGACGACGTGATCCAGCGGCTGGCCAAGTCGGTCGGGCTGGACACCGACAAGCTGAAGAAGGACATGAACAGCCCCGAGGTGCTGAAGGTCATCGCCGCCAACCAGGCGCTGGCCGAGGAGCTGGGCATCCGCGGCACCCCGGCCTTCGTCATCGGCGACGAGCTGGTCCCCGGCGCGATCAAGCTGGACCAGATGAAAGACCTCGTCGCCGCGGCCCGCAAGGGCTGAGGCTGGGACGGGAAGTGACGATGACCAAGCCGACCACCGTCGTCTTCGACATCGGCCAGGTGCTCATCGAATGGGACCCGCGGCATCTCTACCGCGAGCTGTTCGACGGGTACGAGGACCTGATGGAGGACTTCCTCGACAACGTCTGCAGCCCCGCCTGGAACCTGGAGCAGGACCGCGGCCGCCCGTGGGACGAGGCGGTTGCCGCCCTGACCGCCGAGTTTCCCGACTGCCGTGAACTGATCCGCGCCTATCATGAGCGGTGGGAAGAGATGGTGCCCGGCCCCATGGCCGGGACGCCGGAAGTCCTGATGGAGTTGAAGCAGCGCGGAACGCCGCTCTATTCCATCACCAACTTCTCGTCGGAAAAGCTGGCGCTGACCCGCCGGCGCTTCGATTTCCTGAACGTCTTCGACGGGATCATCGTGTCCGGCGACGAGAGGCTGGTGAAGCCGGACCCGGCGATCTTCCAGCTCCTGCTGGATCGCTACGGTCTGCGGGCCGCGGACTGCTTTTTCATCGACGACAGCCCCGCCAACGTCGAGGCCGCCCGCGCCATCGGCATGACGGCTCATCGTTTCTCCGGCGCCGCCAGCCTGCGCGCCGAACTGGAGGAGCTGGGGCTTCTGTAGCCCCAGCCTTTCTTACGTCGCGTCGCCCGGATAGCGGATGGCGACGACTTCGATCTGCTCCAGCCCGGCGGGGGTGCGCAGGTCCACCACGTCGCCCTCCTGCGCCTTCAGCAGGGCGCGGGCGATGGGTGAAATCCAGCTCACATGGGCGCGGTCCATATCCACCTCGTCGGCGCCGACGATGGTGACGGTGTTCTCCGTCCCGTCCTCGCGCGCGTAGGTGACGGTGGCGCCGAAGAACACGCGGTCGCGGTTCTTCTGGAGCGTGGGATCGACCACCTCCGCCGATTCCAGGCGCTTGGTCAGGAAGCGGATGCGCCGGTCGATCTCGCGCAGGCGCTTCTTGCCGTAGATGTAGTCGCCGTTTTCCGAGCGGTCGCCGTTGCCGGCAGCCCAGGACACCACCTCGACCACCTTCGGGCGTTCGACCCGCAGCAGCGAGCGCAGCTCCTCCTGCATGCACTGGAAGCCTTCGGGCGTCATGTAGTTCTTCACGCCCTTGGGCAAGGGTTTGGGATCGTCGGCCTCGTCGTCGTCGGGGGCGGAGTCGTTCTCCCGGGTGAAGGCCTTGCTCATGGTCGGGACCCTTCGCGGTTCTCAGGAAAAAGAAAAGGCGCCGCGAGGCGCCTTTTCCAGTCTTTACGGCGATGAAGCGCGCGCTTAGCGGCTCCACCAACCCCGGCGCGGCTTGGCCTCCGGAGCGGCGTTGGCGCTGGCCGGCTCGTTGGCCGGGGCGACGGGCGCCTCGCTGACCGCCGGAGCGGGTGCTGCCTCGGCGGGAGCGTCCGCCGCGGTCTTGCGCTTGCGCGCCGGGCGCTTCTTCGCCTCCTCGGCGACCGGAGCCGCAACCGGGGCCGGAGCGGGCGCCGCCTCGGCGGGAGCGTCCGCCGCGGTCTTGCGCTTGCGCGCCGGGCGCTTCTTCGGCTCCTCGGCGACCGGGGCCGCAACCGGCGCCGGGGCGGGAGCGGCCTCAACGGCCGCGGTCTTCGCCTTGCGGCTGCGCGACGGCTTGGCCGGCGGCGGAGCGGTTTCCTCCGGCGCGGCGGCGGCCTTCGCGGTGGCCTTGCCACCCTTGGCGGCGCCCTTCGCGGCACGCTTCGGCTTGGCGGGGGCCGCTTCCGGCTCCGCCGTCACCGACTCGGCAGCCTCCGCGGCGGTCGCCTTGGCGCGGCCACGGCGCGGCTTGCGGGCCGGAGCCTCCTCGGCCACCGGGGCGGCTTCCTCGGCGGTCGGACCCTCCGCGGCGGTGTCCGGAGCGGCATCGGCGGCGTTGTCTTCGGCCACCGCGCTGGTCAGGACCCAGTCGAACTCGACCGGCTCCATGTCCGCCGGCAGTTCCGGCGGGTTGACGGCGCGGCCGGCCTCGACGGCGGTCGGGAAGGACTCGGCTTCCGCCTCGCCCTCGACGCCATCTTCCGATTCGGCGGCGGGCAGACCCTCGCCGGCCTCCAGGCCCTCGCGCTGGCGGGACCGCCGGCGACCACCGCGCTTGCCGCGGCGGCGCTTCTTGCGCTCGCCATTGGCGTCACCGTTCGTCTCGAACGCATCGGTGCCGTCGTCCGCCTCGGAGGCGGCCAGATCGGCGTCCTCGTCCTCGTCGTCCTCGATGTGGGCGGGGCCGACATCGACGTCGTTGATGACGAACTCCGGAGCGTCGATCTGGGCGCGCTCGATCGCTTCCTCGTCGACCGCCGTCTCGTCGGCGTCGGTGTCGGCGTCGGCGGCCTCGGCTTCGATCTCGTCGCCCTCGGTCGCCTCGTCGGACGCTTCGGCGGACTCGCCGAACGGCGCGCGGCCATCCTCGCGGTCACGCCCGCGGCCACGGCGGCGGCGGCGGCGGCGGCGGCGGTCGCCCTCGCTCTCCCCGGCGGCGTCGGCGCGTTCCGTGACCTCGGCCCCTGCGACCTCGGCGGCCTCGACGACGGGCGCCTCTTCCTCGGCCTCCTCGGCCTCGGCGGCCAGGATGCGGTCGGTCTCGGCCAGGACACGCTCGGCGCTGACCAGCGGCACGTCGTCTTCCGGCGTGCGGGCCTTCACGCGCTCAAGCCGCAGGTCCGGCGCGATCAGCGTGTCGTCGGCCTGGACCATGACGCGGAACCGGTAGCGGTCCTCGATCTTGGTCAGCTCGCCACGCTTCTGGTTGAGGATGTAGAGCGCGATGCGGGTCGGCACGAAGACGGTGATCTCCGACGACCGCTTGCGGATGCCCTCCTCCTCGATGGCGCGCAGCACGTGCAGCGAGGCGGACTCCACCGAGCGGATGACGCCGGTGCCGGAGCAGTGCGGGCAGCGCTCGAAGTTGGTTTCCAGCAGCGACGGGCGCAGGCGCTGGCGCGACAGCTCCAGCAGGCCGAAGGCGGAGATGCGGCCGAGCTGGATGCGCGCCCGGTCGTTCTTCATCGCCTCCTTCAGGCGGCGCTCCACGGCGGCGTTGTTGCGGGGCTCCTCCATGTCGATGAAATCGATCACGATGAGGCCCGCGAGGTCGCGCAGGCGGAGTTGGCGCGCCACCTCGTCGGCGGCTTCGAGGTTGGTCTTGTAGGCCGTTTCCTCGATGTTGCGCTCGCGCGTCGACTTGCCCGAGTTGACGTCGATGGAAACCAGCGCCTCGGTCGGGTTGATGACGATGTAGCCGCCGGAGCGGAGCTGCACGACCGGGCTGTGGATCGCGTCGATCTGCGTTTCCACCTGATAGCGGTGGAACAGCGGGATCGTGTCGTCCTGGTACTGCATGACGCGCTTGCTGTGGCTCGGCATCATCATGCGCATGAAGTCGCGCGCGGTGTTGAAGCCGGCGCTGCCCTCCACCCAGATCTCGTCGATGTCGTCGGTGTAGAGATCGCGGATCGAGCGCTTGATGAGGTTCGCCTCCTCATAGATGAGGCAGGGCGCGGAGGACTTCAGCGTCTGGACGCGGATGTCGTCCCACAGGCGCAGCAGATATTCGAGGTCGCGCTTGATTTCCTGCTTGGAGCGCTCCAGCCCCGCGGTGCGCAGGATAACCGCCATGCCTTCCGGAATGTCGAGATCGGACAGGATCTCCTTCAGGCGCTTGCGGTCGGCGGGGTTGGTGATCTTGCGGGAAATCCCGCCGCCGCGGCCCGTGTTGGGCATCAGCACGCAGTAGCGGCCCGGAAGCGACAGGTAGGTGGTCAGCGCCGCGCCCTTGTTGCCGCGCTCCTCCTTGGTCACCTGGACCAGCATGACCTGCCGGCGCTTGATGACTTCCTGGATCTTGTAGCTGCGCAGCGGGCGGGCGCGGCGGCGGTGGGCCTCCTCGACCTCGTCCCCGCCGATGACGTCCGGGCTCTCGGCCGGAGCGGCGCCTTCCGGAGCCTCGTCCGAATCCGCGGCCTCGTCCGAACCGCCATCCGAACCGGCGTCGGTGGCGAAGGCCGGGATGTCGCCCTCGAACCCGTCGCCCTCGGCCTCCGCGTAGGAGCCGGGCATCGGGGAGTTTTCCTCGACCACCACATCCGGGCGGATCGGCTCGGCCATCACCGCGCCGTCGGCGGCGGCCTCGGCGCGGGCCTCGGCCTGCTCCTCAAGCCGGCGCTCCTCGGCCAGCAGAGCCTCGCGGTCGGCGATCGGGATGCGGTAGTAGTCGGGATGGATTTCCGAGAAGGCGAGGAAGCCGTGGCGGTTCCCGCCGTATTCCACGAAGGCCGCCTGGAGCGACGGCTCGACCCGGGTCACCTTGGCAAGGTAGATGTTGCCCTTGAGTTGCTTCCGGGTGGCGATTTCGAAGTCGAGGTCTTCGAGTCTGTTCCCATTGACCACGGCAACCCGGGTTTCCTCCGGGTGCGTGGCGTCCACCAGCATGCGCTTGGCCATACAAGATCCCCATGACGCCCCAGGCCGCCCGCGCGACGGACAAGCCGCCAGGGCGCGTCATCGTTGTGAGCGAAGCCTGCGGAACCGGCCCCTAACCCGTCGAACGGCGCTGACGAAGCAGCCAGGACGGGTCGGGCTTCGGCCTCCGGGTTACGGCCTTGCGGCCGGCACCAGCTTCGAGGTTTCGTCCCAATCCACCGGCAACCCAGAAGCGTCACGCCCCGGACCGCGCCCGATGATGTAAATTTCGGCCGTGGGGGTCCGCGGGCGACGCCCACAGTCACCCCGGAGAGAAACCTCTCGGAAGAGTGGGCTGGTGGGTCGCGGTATGTCGCAGAGCTACCATAGACAAGCACGAAACCATGCACAACTTGGAATTCGGCGAAAGTTGCGGTCCGCCGCATCCGGTTCGGCGGCATTCCATCGGGATGGGGGCGAAGCAGGGCAGTGTTGCACGAACGGCACCCTCGCCGACAATTCCGCCACGCGCCCGGACACCACGGTTGAGCGCCTTGATTTCGCTGCGCTATAGCTGGGCGCTGGCTTTGCCGGTTTGTGGTTTCTGGTGGAACGGATGCCCCGATTGCTCGCGATTGTCGCTGCGCTGGGCGCCCTTCTGGGGGCGGTCGCCCTGCCGTGCGCCCCGGCGCAGGCCCAGACCACCGCGGCGCTGCCCTTTCCGCCGCCGATGCAGGAGCGGGTGTCCGTGCTGAACGCGCGGCTCGGCCTGCATCCCGACAAGACGCGGCTGGTTCTGGAACTCACCGACTCGGTGCCCTTCACCGTGTCGGTGCACGGCTCGCCCTACCGCGTCGTGGTCGATCTGCCGGACGTGAGCTGGCCGGGCGGCAACACGGTGATGGCGGGCAAGGGCATAGTCGCCCGCTACCGCTTCGAGGGGCGCGACGGCGGCGCCTCCCGCCTCGTGGTGGAGACCGACGGGCCGGCGCGGGTGGTCGAGTCCTACCTCATCCCGCCGCGCGACGGCTTCAAGCCGCGCTTCGTCCTCGACATCGCCCGCACCACCCCCGCGCAGTTCGCCGCCTCCGCCCCGGTCGCCGCGACCACGGCCACTGCGGCCACCGCGTCGGTGAGCCGCGACGCGGTCCGCCCGCCGGCGAAGAAGGACCCCATCGTGCCGGTCGCCGCGGCCCTTCCGCCCCCGGTCCCGCCGCGGGCGGCCCCGGTGCCGGAAAAGCCGATGATCGTCGTCGATCCCGGCCATGGCGGCGTCGATCCCGGCGCGGTCGGGGTCGGCGGGGTCTATGAGAAGGACATCACGCTGGCGATGGCGCGGGAGCTGAAGCGCCAGTTGGAAGGGTCGGGCCGCTACCGGGTGCGGCTGACCCGCGACAAGGACGTGTTCATCCGCCTGCGCGACCGCGTCGCCATCGCGCGGGAGTCCAACGCCGACCTGTTCCTGTCGCTGCACGCCGACAGCATCGGCTCCGCCAACATGCGCGGCCTGTCCATCTACACCCTGTCCGACCGGGCCTCCGACCGCGAGGCGGAGATGCTGGCCGCCAAGGAGAACCGGGCCGACGCGCTGGCCGGCATGGACCTGTCCTCCGAGAACGATCTGGTGGCCTCGATCCTGATCGACCTCGCCCAGCGCGACACGATGAACCACTCCAAGCGGTTCGCCAACATGGCGCTGGAGCATCTCGGCCGCGAGGTCAAGCTGATCCCCAACAAGCCGCACCGTCAGGCCGGCTTCGCCGTGCTGACCGCGCCGGACATGCCGTCCGCGTTGGTCGAGATGGGCTATCTGTCGAGCCCGCAGGACGTCAGCCTGCTGAGCAAGTCGGCCCACCGGGAAAAGCTGGGCCGCGGCATGGTCCGCACCATCGACGCCTATTTCAAATGGCTGACCGGGGCGCAGAAGAGCTGAGGCATCGACTGTTGGGCGCCGCCATCCGGTCACAGCCATGCGGGTGGGGGCGGGCGGGCATACGCGCTGCCGGGTCACCACTTTCTTGCATGCGCCTTGTGGCCGTCACATTTTCCTGACATGGCTGCGAGGGAGTCGGACTGCCGCCCCTCGCGGTGTAGGATGCCGCCCATCGGATGGTTCCGCGTCTTCCCGGTCTCTGTCCCGGACGAAGGCGGCGGGACCGCCGCCATGCCTGTCTGGGAACCGTCATGCGCTTTATTCTGTCCGCCCTGATGGCCGTCGTGATCCTCGCCCTGGCCGGGGCGGGAGGGCTGGTCTACATGCTGGACCATTACGATCACGAACTGCCGGACTACACCAAGCTCGCCAACTACGAACCGCCGGTGACCACCCGCGTCCATGCGGGCGACGGACGCCTGCTGGCGGAGTTCGCGTCGGAAAAGCGCGTGTTCGTCCCCATCGACGCCATGCCGAAGCGCGTGACGAACGCCTTCCTGTCCGCCGAGGACAAGAACTTCTACGACCACAAGGGCATCGACCCCGTCGGCATCGCCCGCGCCATCCTGACCAACGTGGAGAATCTCGGCCGCGACCGCCGGCCGATGGGCGCCTCGACGATCACGCAGCAGGTCGCCAAGAACATGCTGCTGACCAACGAGGTGTCCTTCTCGCGCAAGATCAAGGAAGCGATCCTGGCGGTCCGCATCGAGCGGGCCTTCAGCAAGGACCGCATCCTCGAGTTGTATCTGAACGAGATCTTCCTGGGATACCGCTCCTACGGCGTGGCGGCGGCGGCGCTGAACTACTTCAACAAGGCGCTGGACGAGCTGGACATCGAGGAGGCGGCCTATCTGGCGGCCCTGCCCAAGGCGCCCAGCAACTACCACCCGGAACGCCAGCGCGACGCCGCCATCGCGCGGCGCAACTGGGTGATCGGGCGCATGGCCGAGGACGGGCACATCACCCCGGAAGAGGCCAGGATCGCCCAGTCCAAGCCCCTGGTCGTGCGCAAGCGCGACGAGCAGGAGTATGTGACGTCGGAGTATTTCGCCGAGGAGGTCCGGCGCGAGCTGGTGAAGCTCTACGGCGAGCAGGCGCTCTACGAGGGCGGCCTGTCGGTCCGCGCCTCGATGGACCCGGTGCTCCAGCAGGCGGCGACCAAGGCGCTGCGCACCGGGCTGGTGCAGTACGACCGCCGCCACGGCTACCGCGGGCCGGTCGGCAAGATGGAGAATTTCGACAACTGGGCGAAGAAGCTCGCCTCCATGGCGCCGCCTCCGGGGTCCGAGGGCTGGCATCTGGCGGTGGTGCTGAAAGACGACGAGGCGGCGGCGCTCGACATCGGTCTGCCGGACGGCTCGCGCGGCCGCGTGCCGCTGGCCGAGCTGCGCTGGGCGCGGGCGCAGCGCGACGACAACCGGCTCGGCCCGGAAATCCGCCGCCCCTCCGACGTCGCCAAGCTGGGCGACCTGATTTTGGTCGAGGCCGCCGGCAAGGACGAGAAGGGCAAGGAGCCGCCGGCGGGCACCTACGCGCTGCGGCAGGTCCCGGCGGTGCAGGGCGGTCTGGTCGCGCTCGACCCGCACACCGGCCGCGTGCTCGCCATGGTCGGCGGCTTCTCGCCGCAGATGAGTTCCTTCAACCGCGCCACCCAGGCGATGCGGCAGCCGGGCTCCTCCTTCAAGCCCTTCGTTTATCTGACGGCGCTGAACCAGGGCTTCACCCCGTCCTCGCTGGTGATGGACGCGCCGTTCGAATACGACCCCGGCCACGGCCAGCCGATCTGGCGGCCGGAGAACTTCAGCCACGAATTCTACGGCCCGACGCCGCTGCGCGCCGGCATCGAGAAGTCGCGGAACGTCATGACCGTCCGTCTGGCCCAGGCCGTCGGCATGGACAAGGTGAAGGCGGTGGCCGAGAATTTCGGCATCACCGACAACCTCCAGCCCTACCTGCCGATGTCGCTCGGCGCCGGTGAGACGACCGTGCTGCGCCTCGCCACCGCCTACGCCATGCTGGCCAACGGCGGCAAGCGGGTGAGCCCGACCTTCATCGACCGCGTGCAGGACCGCAACGGCAAGACCGTCTTCCGCCACGACACGCGCCCCTGCGCCTCCTGCAACCAAGTGGCCTGGAGCGACGGGCTGACCGTTCCCGCCGTCGCCGACACGCGGGAGCAGGTGAACGACCCGCGCACCGTCTACCAGATGGTCTCCATGCTGGAGGGCGTCGTCCAGCGCGGCACGGCGACGAAGCTGCTGTCGCTGGGCAAGCCCCTGGCCGGCAAGACCGGCACGACCAACGACAGCCACGATGCGTGGTTCATGGGCTTCTCGCCCGACCTCGTCGTCGGCACCTACATCGGCTTCGACCAGCCGCGCTCGCTGGGCGCCCGCGAAACCGGCGGCTCGGCGGCGGTTCCGGTGTTCAAGGACGTGATGGAGGTGGCGCTGAAGGACCAGCCGGCCACGCCGTTCCGCGTGCCGCGCGGCCTGCGCCTCGTCCGTGTCAACCCGGAGAACGGGCGCCTCGCCCAGCCCGGCGAGCGCAAGGCCATCTGGGAGGCCTTTATCCCTGGCACCGAGCCGAACCCCGACCAGCCGCAGATGGTGCTGGACGGCTCGGCCCACGCTGCGGACGGCGGCTGGACCGGTGGGGTGCCCGGCGGCGATCCGGCGGCCCAGCAGCCGGGTGGCTGGGGCGCTCCGGCGGCTCCGCCCTCGGCGGCGACGGTGGGGACCGGCGGCCTCTACTGACCGCGTTCCCTCGGCAATAAAAAAGCCCCGCTTCCCGGTTCGGGAGGCGGGGCTTTTCTTTTGTGCGGAGGTTCAGGGCCGCGCGGCGGTGTGGGTGTCGGTGCGGATCTGGGCGATGGCCTCGGCCGGAGCCGTGTCGGTGGAGCAGTCGGCCAGCGGGCGCAGCCGGTCCTCCATCCGCGCCAGCATCACGCGGACCCCCTCCTGGTTGATGTGCAGGGCGTCCACGAAATGGGCCTCGTCCTCGACCTCGCGGCGGGTGTCGATGACCGGCACGTCGGGCGGCAGGCGGGCCTTCAGATCCTCGAAGAAGGCGTCGAAGTTGGTCACCTTCTCGATGTAGCCGGGGAAGAAGGGCGTGATGACCACGGCGACCCGCGTGCCCTTCTCCCGCGCCGTGCCGATGATGCGGTCCAGCGCGTCCCAGTTCGGCTGGAAGCCCTCCATCCGCTCCGTCGGCGCCTTTTCGAGCTGGGCCTTGAGGAAGGGAGACATGGTGCCGCTCAGCGTCCGGTCGCCGGTCGGATGCAGCCCGTCGAAGGCCAGCCGGATCGTCTGGTTGTTGTTGAAGATCAGCGTGTTGAACAGCTTGTTGGAGGCCCACATGGTGGCGTCGACCTGCCGGATGAAGCCGTCCACCCGCTCCGAGTAGTAGGCCAGCAGCGGCAGGTCGGCGAGCGCCTTGGGATCGTCGACCACGCTCGTCGGCTCGACCAGCAGCAGGCGGGGGGCGCCGTGCCGGTCCAGGTAATCCTCCCACAGCAGGTCGCCGACCGTGGTGGGGGCGCCGCCCATGCCCAGGTTCAGCACCCGCCCGCAGGTCAGCGCCTGCACCTCCTCCACCGGGAAGTGGTTGTCGGCGCGGGAGTTGCCCAGGATCACCACGTCGGCGGGGGGCCCGTTGCGGTAGACGGTCATGAAGCGGTCCGACGACTGGAGGAGCGTGTCGCCCATCCAGGACGCCACCGCGCGGTCCATGGCGACCACCATGCCCAGGATCAGTCCGACGACGGCCAAAAGGCGGATCATGGTTCGGGCTCCCTCAGAACTGGAAATAGATGAAGGATCGGTTGGCGAAGTTGCCGAAGAGCAGGAGCATCAGGATCAGCGTGGCGCAGCCGGCGGAGCGGACCACGACGTTCACCCCGGCGTAGCGGCGCCCGGCGCCGAACTCGATCATCGCGTCGATCATCAGCACGACGAGGCCGAACAGGGCGACGCGGACCAGATAGCTCATCTGCTGCATGCCGCGCGGCAGGCTGAAATCGCCCTCGGCGATGATGCCCAGGATGGTCCGCACCGTGTGCATGTCGTCGGCGCGGAAGGGCAGCCAGGTCAGCGTGATGAGAAGGAAGACCAGCCCGACGGTCAGCAGCTTGCCCGCCACCAGCGGTGCGCCGCTCAGCCGCAGCGGGCTGCGCTTGGCCAGCCAGCGCAGGCCGTCCTCCGCCGCCATCAGGGCGGCGTGCATGGCGCCCCACAGGACGAAGGTCCAGGCGGCGCCGTGCCACAGGCCGGACACCAGCATCACGATGGTCAGGTTGCGGATGCGCAGCCAGTGGGTGCGCCCGCCGCCCATCGGGATGTAGACGTAGTCGCGGAACCATGTGGACAGCGAGATGTGCCAGCGCCGCCAGAAGTCCTTCATGCCCATGGCGAAGTAGGGGCGGGCGAAGTTCTGGCAGAGCGTGTAGCCGAAGATCTGCGCCAGACCGATGGCGATCAGCGAGTAGCCGGCGAAGTCGCCGTAGATCTGGAGCGAGAAGCAGATCAGCCCGATGACGTGGTTCAGCGCGTTGAAGAACTCCGGCTGGGCGAAGCGCGCGTCGACCACCGCGGCGGCGTTGTCGGCCAGACCGAGCTTGAGGAAATAGCCCCAGATGATCTTCTCCAGCCCGGCGAAGCGGAAGGCGAAGCTGACATCCTGGCGGGGACCGTTCTGGATCTGGGGCAGCAGGTCGCGCGCCCGGACGATCGGGCCGGCGACGAGTTGCGGGAAGAAGGCGACGAAGGTCGCGTAGCGCAGCAGCGACCGCTCCGGCTTCTCCAGATGGCCGAGATAGAGGTCCAGCGTGTAGCTGAGATTCTGGAAGGTGTAGAAGGAAATGCCGACGGGCAGGATGATGGACAGCGTGCGGTGCCCGACGTCGAGGCCGAGCGAGGCCAGCGCCACCTGCGCGCTGTCGATGAAGAAATTGAAGTATTTGAAAAAGAACAGGATCGCCAGATTGGTCGCCACGCTGATCTGCATGAAGATGCGCGCGGTGGCCCGGTTCGGCGCGTCGGCGATGCGCAGGCCGCAATAGAAGTCCAGCAGCGTCGTGCCGGCGAGCAGCAGGCAGAAGCGGTAATCCCAGAAGCCGTAGAAGATGTAGCTGGACACCAGCAGCAGCGGCGTGAACAGCCGCGTCCTGGCGAGCATCATGAAGCCCGCCGTGAAGGCCGTGATGAACAGCAGGAACCCCAGGCTGGTGAAGTTCATCGGGGGGCCACGCTATTGTTGTTGGGGAACGGGGGCGCCGACAGCCCGCGCCCATCGAATGACGGGCACGAACGTCGGTGACGCTATCACGGGGGACTGCCACTTATTCGCGCCGCGAAAGTGGTTTTGCGGCGCAAAAACGGTTTCATCCGAGTGGGTTGCCCAGCTGTCCCTGTGACGGTGTGGTGCTCCGGCGGATTACCGTTCCGGTCTGGTCCAGCGTCGCGGAAGCCGGCGCGGCTGTGGAATAAGAGGGTGCAACGCCGCTCCCAACCCGCTACATAAGGGCCAAGACACTGGTTCAACTCTGGCTGACGAGGAGGCACTGCGATGCGGGCCGAGATCGAAGCGGCCGCCGGCGAGATTAGAGAATCGCTGGCGCTGCTGAGGAGGCATCTTTGACTGGGATAACGCGCTGCGTCGTCTCGACGAACTGAACGCCCACGCCGAAGACCCCAAGCTTTGGGACGACCCGTCCCGCGCGCAAACCATCATGCGCGAGCGCACCCAGCTCGAAACCTCGGTGAACGGCTATCGCGCCCTTGAGCGCGACCTGTCCGACAGCCT includes the following:
- a CDS encoding HAD family hydrolase, whose product is MTKPTTVVFDIGQVLIEWDPRHLYRELFDGYEDLMEDFLDNVCSPAWNLEQDRGRPWDEAVAALTAEFPDCRELIRAYHERWEEMVPGPMAGTPEVLMELKQRGTPLYSITNFSSEKLALTRRRFDFLNVFDGIIVSGDERLVKPDPAIFQLLLDRYGLRAADCFFIDDSPANVEAARAIGMTAHRFSGAASLRAELEELGLL
- the greB gene encoding transcription elongation factor GreB produces the protein MSKAFTRENDSAPDDDEADDPKPLPKGVKNYMTPEGFQCMQEELRSLLRVERPKVVEVVSWAAGNGDRSENGDYIYGKKRLREIDRRIRFLTKRLESAEVVDPTLQKNRDRVFFGATVTYAREDGTENTVTIVGADEVDMDRAHVSWISPIARALLKAQEGDVVDLRTPAGLEQIEVVAIRYPGDAT
- a CDS encoding Rne/Rng family ribonuclease — encoded protein: MAKRMLVDATHPEETRVAVVNGNRLEDLDFEIATRKQLKGNIYLAKVTRVEPSLQAAFVEYGGNRHGFLAFSEIHPDYYRIPIADREALLAEERRLEEQAEARAEAAADGAVMAEPIRPDVVVEENSPMPGSYAEAEGDGFEGDIPAFATDAGSDGGSDEAADSDEAPEGAAPAESPDVIGGDEVEEAHRRRARPLRSYKIQEVIKRRQVMLVQVTKEERGNKGAALTTYLSLPGRYCVLMPNTGRGGGISRKITNPADRKRLKEILSDLDIPEGMAVILRTAGLERSKQEIKRDLEYLLRLWDDIRVQTLKSSAPCLIYEEANLIKRSIRDLYTDDIDEIWVEGSAGFNTARDFMRMMMPSHSKRVMQYQDDTIPLFHRYQVETQIDAIHSPVVQLRSGGYIVINPTEALVSIDVNSGKSTRERNIEETAYKTNLEAADEVARQLRLRDLAGLIVIDFIDMEEPRNNAAVERRLKEAMKNDRARIQLGRISAFGLLELSRQRLRPSLLETNFERCPHCSGTGVIRSVESASLHVLRAIEEEGIRKRSSEITVFVPTRIALYILNQKRGELTKIEDRYRFRVMVQADDTLIAPDLRLERVKARTPEDDVPLVSAERVLAETDRILAAEAEEAEEEAPVVEAAEVAGAEVTERADAAGESEGDRRRRRRRRRGRGRDREDGRAPFGESAEASDEATEGDEIEAEAADADTDADETAVDEEAIERAQIDAPEFVINDVDVGPAHIEDDEDEDADLAASEADDGTDAFETNGDANGERKKRRRGKRGGRRRSRQREGLEAGEGLPAAESEDGVEGEAEAESFPTAVEAGRAVNPPELPADMEPVEFDWVLTSAVAEDNAADAAPDTAAEGPTAEEAAPVAEEAPARKPRRGRAKATAAEAAESVTAEPEAAPAKPKRAAKGAAKGGKATAKAAAAPEETAPPPAKPSRSRKAKTAAVEAAPAPAPVAAPVAEEPKKRPARKRKTAADAPAEAAPAPAPVAAPVAEEAKKRPARKRKTAADAPAEAAPAPAVSEAPVAPANEPASANAAPEAKPRRGWWSR
- a CDS encoding N-acetylmuramoyl-L-alanine amidase, with the protein product MPRLLAIVAALGALLGAVALPCAPAQAQTTAALPFPPPMQERVSVLNARLGLHPDKTRLVLELTDSVPFTVSVHGSPYRVVVDLPDVSWPGGNTVMAGKGIVARYRFEGRDGGASRLVVETDGPARVVESYLIPPRDGFKPRFVLDIARTTPAQFAASAPVAATTATAATASVSRDAVRPPAKKDPIVPVAAALPPPVPPRAAPVPEKPMIVVDPGHGGVDPGAVGVGGVYEKDITLAMARELKRQLEGSGRYRVRLTRDKDVFIRLRDRVAIARESNADLFLSLHADSIGSANMRGLSIYTLSDRASDREAEMLAAKENRADALAGMDLSSENDLVASILIDLAQRDTMNHSKRFANMALEHLGREVKLIPNKPHRQAGFAVLTAPDMPSALVEMGYLSSPQDVSLLSKSAHREKLGRGMVRTIDAYFKWLTGAQKS
- a CDS encoding penicillin-binding protein 1A; translation: MRFILSALMAVVILALAGAGGLVYMLDHYDHELPDYTKLANYEPPVTTRVHAGDGRLLAEFASEKRVFVPIDAMPKRVTNAFLSAEDKNFYDHKGIDPVGIARAILTNVENLGRDRRPMGASTITQQVAKNMLLTNEVSFSRKIKEAILAVRIERAFSKDRILELYLNEIFLGYRSYGVAAAALNYFNKALDELDIEEAAYLAALPKAPSNYHPERQRDAAIARRNWVIGRMAEDGHITPEEARIAQSKPLVVRKRDEQEYVTSEYFAEEVRRELVKLYGEQALYEGGLSVRASMDPVLQQAATKALRTGLVQYDRRHGYRGPVGKMENFDNWAKKLASMAPPPGSEGWHLAVVLKDDEAAALDIGLPDGSRGRVPLAELRWARAQRDDNRLGPEIRRPSDVAKLGDLILVEAAGKDEKGKEPPAGTYALRQVPAVQGGLVALDPHTGRVLAMVGGFSPQMSSFNRATQAMRQPGSSFKPFVYLTALNQGFTPSSLVMDAPFEYDPGHGQPIWRPENFSHEFYGPTPLRAGIEKSRNVMTVRLAQAVGMDKVKAVAENFGITDNLQPYLPMSLGAGETTVLRLATAYAMLANGGKRVSPTFIDRVQDRNGKTVFRHDTRPCASCNQVAWSDGLTVPAVADTREQVNDPRTVYQMVSMLEGVVQRGTATKLLSLGKPLAGKTGTTNDSHDAWFMGFSPDLVVGTYIGFDQPRSLGARETGGSAAVPVFKDVMEVALKDQPATPFRVPRGLRLVRVNPENGRLAQPGERKAIWEAFIPGTEPNPDQPQMVLDGSAHAADGGWTGGVPGGDPAAQQPGGWGAPAAPPSAATVGTGGLY
- a CDS encoding MBOAT family O-acyltransferase, producing MNFTSLGFLLFITAFTAGFMMLARTRLFTPLLLVSSYIFYGFWDYRFCLLLAGTTLLDFYCGLRIADAPNRATARIFMQISVATNLAILFFFKYFNFFIDSAQVALASLGLDVGHRTLSIILPVGISFYTFQNLSYTLDLYLGHLEKPERSLLRYATFVAFFPQLVAGPIVRARDLLPQIQNGPRQDVSFAFRFAGLEKIIWGYFLKLGLADNAAAVVDARFAQPEFFNALNHVIGLICFSLQIYGDFAGYSLIAIGLAQIFGYTLCQNFARPYFAMGMKDFWRRWHISLSTWFRDYVYIPMGGGRTHWLRIRNLTIVMLVSGLWHGAAWTFVLWGAMHAALMAAEDGLRWLAKRSPLRLSGAPLVAGKLLTVGLVFLLITLTWLPFRADDMHTVRTILGIIAEGDFSLPRGMQQMSYLVRVALFGLVVLMIDAMIEFGAGRRYAGVNVVVRSAGCATLILMLLLFGNFANRSFIYFQF